The Teredinibacter sp. KSP-S5-2 genome includes a window with the following:
- a CDS encoding YqaE/Pmp3 family membrane protein, whose product MNKIVLIVLAILLPPLAVFLKNGIGKHFLINIILCFLMYFPGIIHAVWLVTK is encoded by the coding sequence ATGAACAAGATCGTACTGATTGTCTTGGCAATACTATTGCCACCTCTAGCCGTTTTTCTGAAAAACGGGATAGGTAAACACTTTTTGATAAATATTATTCTTTGTTTTCTAATGTACTTTCCTGGCATTATTCATGCGGTGTGGTTGGTAACCAAATAA
- a CDS encoding TIGR01212 family radical SAM protein (This family includes YhcC from E. coli K-12, an uncharacterized radical SAM protein.), producing the protein MSIPTLWNGKPYYPISQYFRHRFGERVGKISVSVAEQCPNRSNSSVLPPCIFCDEYGSAAYHLEREESLVEQIERNKRHVIRRLKCSKFLVYFQSYTNTLDKVEILKQRFSIAAAQEGVCGLVVGTRPDCLPSRVIDLFNKVTADNYLLVELGLQSFFDHHLQFLQRGHSVQQNIRSIETLASETEADVGVHLIFGLPNETEQEIVETAQRINELPVNNVKLHNLHVFKNTPLAKLYQEGNFTPVELDTYSDKIILFLRHLSPDVSVQRLAAIANRRQDLIAPKWTEQKMVPIDFIDKKMRDSDYYQGQLVR; encoded by the coding sequence GTGTCGATACCTACTTTATGGAACGGCAAGCCTTACTACCCCATCAGTCAATATTTTCGTCATCGGTTCGGTGAACGTGTTGGTAAGATTTCGGTAAGTGTTGCTGAGCAGTGCCCAAATCGATCGAATAGTTCAGTGCTGCCACCCTGTATTTTTTGTGATGAATATGGATCGGCCGCCTATCACCTGGAAAGGGAAGAATCGTTAGTTGAACAGATAGAGCGGAATAAAAGGCATGTGATTCGCCGTTTAAAATGCTCGAAGTTTTTGGTTTATTTTCAGTCTTATACGAATACTCTGGATAAGGTAGAAATATTAAAGCAACGGTTCTCTATTGCTGCCGCACAGGAGGGGGTATGTGGTTTGGTCGTCGGGACTCGACCGGATTGTCTCCCCAGCCGAGTAATAGACCTATTCAATAAAGTGACAGCAGATAATTATTTGTTGGTCGAATTAGGTTTGCAGAGTTTTTTCGATCATCACTTACAATTTTTACAGCGCGGGCATAGCGTACAGCAGAATATCCGATCCATAGAAACTTTGGCCAGTGAAACCGAAGCTGATGTCGGGGTGCATTTAATTTTTGGTTTGCCCAACGAAACAGAGCAGGAAATTGTCGAAACGGCGCAGAGAATAAATGAACTGCCTGTAAATAATGTAAAACTACATAATTTGCATGTCTTTAAAAATACCCCGTTGGCAAAACTCTATCAGGAAGGAAATTTTACGCCTGTTGAGTTGGATACGTATTCCGACAAGATAATTTTATTCTTGCGCCACCTTTCCCCTGATGTTTCTGTTCAGCGATTAGCTGCGATTGCTAACCGGCGACAGGATCTGATTGCACCTAAATGGACAGAGCAGAAAATGGTGCCAATAGATTTTATTGATAAAAAAATGCGCGATTCAGATTATTATCAAGGGCAGCTAGTTCGTTAG
- a CDS encoding DNA polymerase II, translating to MSSEGFILTRGRKEILGQTHIEYWLSSAEGPVCLLTPAQRDLFFICQSDLELAKNFLSDADIPFESRELELKTFEQRSVAALYFVSSTDAYKAKDVLDEAGLEVFEADIRLTDRFLMERFVYGSAEYVGQALPVSNYGSEYKRYQHISMRPSTYIPTLKSLSLDVECSREGVLYSIGMSSGDYKRVIMVGKKEQTAESWIHWVSNEKALLRHFIAEINQFDPDIIIGWSVVNFDFRLLIRRAELHGISLTIGRGRQKISWRDRAGEVDQGFVNISGRVIIDGIDALKTATYQFDSFSLEAVSQLLLGKGKATEDVHNRVETIEHDFRHNKQKLAYYNLQDCVLVEEIFEKTKLLDFLVLRSQLTGLDLDRVGGSVAAFLNLYLPKLHRAGYISPNRPEDGGLASPGGYVMDSIPGLYSNVIVLDFKSLYPSIIRTFKIDPLGLIEGLLESDHSIPGYKGAQFSREKHFLPDIITSLWLQRDQAKKDKDHARSQAIKILMNSFYGVLGAGGCPFYDTRLASSITLRGHDIMQQTAKWIADAGYEVIYGDTDSTFVRIVGEHSCEQIDSIGKKLANDINTRWQKKLEKEFNLTSCLELEFETHFTKFLMPTIRGSSQGSKKRYAGLKLKADGEELVFKGLETVRSDWTPLAKKFQKKLYSLVFYNKPVKEYLEQLIQDVRLGKYDGDLIYNKRLRRTLSAYVKNVPPHVRAARLADQYNKADNKPLRYQNKTWIRYVMTVNGPEPVEYLKSPVDYEHYIEKQLRPIAEAILPFVDLSFDSLIKHQMGLF from the coding sequence ATGAGTAGTGAAGGTTTTATACTCACGCGCGGTCGCAAAGAAATTTTAGGGCAAACTCATATTGAATACTGGCTTTCCAGTGCAGAAGGGCCTGTGTGTTTGTTAACGCCTGCGCAGCGGGATCTATTTTTTATTTGTCAATCTGATCTGGAGTTGGCTAAAAATTTCCTTTCGGATGCGGATATCCCCTTTGAAAGCAGGGAGCTTGAACTTAAGACCTTTGAGCAACGGTCGGTTGCTGCGTTATATTTTGTTTCTTCTACAGACGCTTATAAAGCAAAAGATGTGCTCGATGAGGCCGGGTTAGAGGTATTTGAAGCCGATATACGCCTGACAGATCGCTTTCTTATGGAGCGGTTTGTATACGGTAGTGCAGAGTACGTCGGGCAGGCGTTGCCTGTGTCCAATTACGGTAGTGAATACAAACGCTACCAGCATATCAGTATGCGGCCTTCGACATATATTCCCACACTAAAAAGCCTGTCATTGGATGTCGAGTGTAGCCGTGAAGGGGTGCTCTATTCTATTGGTATGAGCAGTGGCGACTACAAGCGTGTCATTATGGTTGGCAAAAAAGAACAGACCGCTGAGAGTTGGATTCACTGGGTATCTAACGAAAAGGCATTACTGCGGCATTTCATCGCGGAGATTAATCAGTTTGATCCGGATATTATTATTGGCTGGAGCGTTGTTAATTTCGATTTTCGATTATTAATTCGCCGAGCTGAATTGCATGGTATTTCGTTAACTATCGGGCGTGGAAGGCAAAAAATCAGCTGGCGGGATAGAGCCGGTGAGGTGGATCAGGGATTCGTTAATATTAGCGGCCGGGTTATTATCGATGGTATCGATGCATTAAAAACCGCGACTTATCAATTTGATAGTTTTAGCCTGGAGGCCGTATCGCAACTGCTATTGGGGAAAGGCAAGGCAACAGAGGATGTGCATAATCGGGTTGAAACCATTGAGCATGATTTTCGCCACAATAAACAGAAGCTTGCTTATTATAACTTGCAGGACTGTGTTCTTGTTGAAGAGATTTTTGAAAAAACGAAGCTTCTCGATTTTCTTGTTCTGCGAAGCCAGCTAACAGGATTGGACCTGGACAGAGTGGGTGGCTCAGTTGCCGCATTTTTAAATCTGTATTTACCGAAACTGCATCGTGCAGGATATATTTCACCAAACCGCCCGGAGGATGGCGGCTTAGCCAGCCCTGGCGGTTATGTGATGGATTCAATTCCCGGCTTATATAGCAACGTCATTGTGCTGGATTTTAAAAGCCTTTATCCATCGATTATTCGAACTTTCAAAATTGATCCACTCGGGTTGATTGAAGGTTTGCTTGAAAGTGACCATTCGATTCCCGGCTATAAAGGGGCTCAGTTTTCCAGAGAAAAACATTTTTTGCCGGATATCATTACATCTTTGTGGCTGCAAAGGGATCAGGCAAAAAAAGATAAAGATCATGCGCGTTCGCAAGCCATTAAGATCTTAATGAATTCCTTTTACGGTGTATTGGGGGCGGGCGGTTGCCCTTTTTATGATACTCGACTTGCCAGTTCCATTACCCTTAGAGGGCACGACATCATGCAGCAAACAGCTAAATGGATTGCTGATGCCGGTTATGAGGTTATTTATGGCGATACGGATTCTACGTTTGTGCGAATAGTCGGCGAGCACAGTTGTGAGCAGATAGATAGTATTGGAAAGAAGCTCGCCAATGACATTAATACACGTTGGCAGAAGAAATTGGAAAAAGAATTTAACTTAACCAGTTGCTTGGAGTTAGAGTTCGAAACCCACTTTACCAAGTTTTTAATGCCAACAATACGGGGCTCCAGCCAGGGAAGCAAAAAACGATATGCGGGTTTGAAGTTAAAAGCGGATGGCGAAGAGTTGGTTTTTAAGGGCTTGGAAACTGTGCGATCTGACTGGACACCTTTAGCTAAAAAATTTCAGAAAAAGTTGTATTCCTTGGTTTTTTATAACAAGCCTGTTAAGGAATATCTTGAGCAGCTCATTCAAGATGTTCGGTTAGGGAAATATGATGGTGATTTAATATATAACAAGCGCCTTCGTCGAACACTAAGTGCCTATGTTAAGAATGTGCCTCCACATGTCCGGGCAGCGCGGTTGGCAGACCAATATAATAAAGCTGACAACAAGCCTCTACGTTATCAAAACAAGACATGGATTCGGTATGTAATGACAGTTAACGGACCGGAGCCTGTTGAATATTTGAAAAGCCCTGTCGATTATGAGCACTATATTGAAAAACAGCTTCGGCCGATTGCTGAGGCTATTCTGCCTTTTGTTGATTTATCTTTTGATTCATTAATAAAACATCAGATGGGGCTTTTTTAG